The proteins below are encoded in one region of Girardinichthys multiradiatus isolate DD_20200921_A chromosome 19, DD_fGirMul_XY1, whole genome shotgun sequence:
- the trmt5 gene encoding tRNA (guanine(37)-N1)-methyltransferase: MLRFLSRTFASVQTQRKLDSAAVLQSFLLSDSASSGSIERTVMEPKLYRPPPEVRGMTSLDKDAFTLTITVPALQVPTGVLNKVVKSLKKSTIQRPGVHRVVQDKEESSTFRLVLLDPHRVSSAGSFSEAEAEALRSFGVSEELKQYELKLTYDNLKTEEVLEAVLPQGQDVTSAFSRVGHIAHMNLRDHQLPYKNLIGQVIMDKNPGVTCVVNKTNMIDSTYRNFKMEVLAGEENMVAKVKENGVTYEFDFSRVYWNSRLSTEHQRVVQLVKRGDSVFDVFAGVGPFAVPAARVGAKVLANDLNPESHRWLQHNCKLNKVESKVQTFNLDGRDFIRGPLKQELPALLKGESAVHVVMNLPALALEFLDAFRGLLQLETPCEQNLPTVHCYGFSKDDNPEADVVERASRSLGFPLEDKCSVHFVRNVAPNKDMMCVRFTVPKEVLFCSEAKTEPSEEPAPKRPKCEDSPNLT, encoded by the exons ATGCTGAg GTTCCTCTCCAGAACTTTTGCTTCTGTTCAAACCCAGAGAAAGCTCGATTCTGCTGCTGTACTGCAGAGTTTCCTCCTTTCAGACTCAGCCAGTTCTGGGTCCATCGAGAGAACCGTAATGGAGCCTAAACTGTACCGACCTCCTCCTGAGGTCCGGGGTATGACCTCTCTGGACAAAGATGCCTTCACACTGACCATTACAGTTCCAGCTCTACAGGTACCAACGGGGGTCTTGAACAAAGTTGTGAAGAGTTTGAAGAAGTCCACCATCCAGCGCCCAGGTGTGCATCGAGTGGTTCAAGACAAAGAGGAGAGCAGCACTTTTCGGTTAGTCCTTTTGGACCCCCACAGAGTTTCATCGGCGGGTTCATTCAGtgaggctgaagcagaggccCTCAGGTCATTTGGTGTCTCTGAGGAGCTAAAGCAATACGAGCTGAAGCTGACCTATGACAACCTGAAGACTGAGGAGGTGCTGGAGGCGGTGCTCCCTCAGGGTCAAGATGTGACCTCAGCATTCAGCCGGGTGGGACACATAGCCCACATGAACCTGAGAGACCACCAGCTGCCATACAAGAACCTCATAG GTCAAGTAATTATGGACAAAAACCCTGGAGTCACATGTGTGGTCAACAAGACAAACATGATCGACTCCACTTACCGGAACTTCAAGATGGAGGTGCTGGCTGGAGAGGAAAACATGGTCGCCAAA GTGAAAGAAAACGGCGTGACGTACGAGTTTGACTTTTCTCGTGTCTACTGGAACTCTCGGCTGAGTACAGAGCACCAACGAGTGGTGCAGCTCGTTAAACGGGGCGACTCTGTGTTCGACGTGTTTGCCGGGGTCGGACCCTTCGCTGTCCCAGCTGCCCGCGTCGGTGCCAAGGTTCTAGCCAACGACCTCAACCCAGAGTCGCACAGATGGCTGCAACACAACTGTAAACTCAACAAGGTGGAGAGCAAAGTCCAAACCTTCAATCTGGACGGCAGAGACTTCATCCGCGGGCCTTTAAAGCAAGAGCTGCCCGCTCTGCTGAAAGGAGAATCTGCAGTTCACGTGGTCATGAACCTGCCTGCGCTGGCTTTGGAGTTTCTGGACGCTTTCCGGGGGCTCCTGCAGCTGGAGACTCCCTGTGAGCAGAACCTCCCCACAGTGCACTGCTACGGCTTCTCTAAAGACGACAACCCAGAGGCAGACGTGGTGGAGAGGGCTTCCCGCAGCCTCGGATTCCCCCTGGAGGACAAGTGCTCTGTGCATTTTGTGCGTAATGTGGCACCCAACAAGGACATGATGTGTGTAAGGTTCACAGTCCCTAAAGAGGTCCTTTTCTGCAGCGAAGCAAAAACAG AACCGTCTGAGGAACCGGCCCCAAAGAGACCAAAGTGTGAAGACTCCCCAAATTTAACATAA